From one Amycolatopsis sp. FDAARGOS 1241 genomic stretch:
- a CDS encoding DUF72 domain-containing protein, with translation MRTIAEIRVGTSGWRYPPWRREFYPAGLPQRRELEYLSRQVNAVEINGSFYSLQRPEWYRSWAAQTPADFVFAVKGGRFITHMKQLRDVEPALANFFASGLLALGPKLGPVLWQLPARLQFDPDRVDTFLGLLPRTTAEAAKLGAKHDEKLKAPPHLEPGEERPVRHALEVRHPSFVTPEALGLLRHHGVALVVADTAGRWPYREDQTADFTYVRLHGDVELYTSGYTDSALRTWAGKVTAWHDSGRRDVHVYFDNDVKVEAPRNAITLKNLLGLPPAQ, from the coding sequence GTGAGGACGATCGCCGAGATTCGGGTGGGCACGTCGGGCTGGCGGTACCCGCCGTGGCGGCGCGAGTTCTACCCTGCGGGCCTGCCGCAGCGGCGGGAACTGGAGTACCTGTCGCGTCAGGTGAACGCGGTCGAGATCAACGGGTCGTTCTACTCCTTGCAGCGGCCGGAGTGGTACCGCTCATGGGCTGCGCAGACCCCGGCCGACTTCGTGTTCGCCGTGAAGGGCGGGCGGTTCATCACCCACATGAAGCAGCTGCGCGACGTCGAACCCGCATTGGCGAACTTCTTCGCGTCCGGCTTGCTCGCTCTCGGCCCGAAACTGGGCCCTGTCCTGTGGCAACTGCCGGCGCGGCTCCAGTTCGACCCGGACCGCGTCGACACCTTTCTCGGCCTGCTTCCCCGCACCACCGCCGAAGCTGCGAAACTCGGCGCGAAGCACGACGAAAAACTCAAGGCTCCGCCCCACCTGGAACCGGGCGAGGAACGTCCGGTTCGCCACGCGCTCGAAGTCCGCCACCCGAGCTTCGTCACGCCCGAGGCCCTCGGACTGCTCCGGCACCACGGCGTCGCGCTGGTCGTCGCGGACACCGCGGGGCGCTGGCCGTACCGTGAGGACCAGACCGCGGACTTCACGTACGTCCGCCTCCACGGCGACGTCGAGCTCTACACCAGCGGCTACACCGACTCCGCCCTTCGCACCTGGGCCGGCAAGGTGACCGCCTGGCACGACTCCGGCCGCCGGGACGTCCACGTCTACTTCGACAACGACGTCAAAGTCGAAGCACCCCGCAACGCCATCACTCTCAAGAACCTCCTGGGCCTGCCCCCGGCGCAGTGA
- a CDS encoding DUF4253 domain-containing protein: MTIAPFRPSVGAPPVQTLPPGRWHGRIWVSDEPLSQPQRYLACVAEFERSGLWPVLIPHDQRFAARGEDWLDDRGRLAPAGHRIDSADPAAALARWWDTSCCDGACLRPFGARFPGLARRTHRRADPLAEAGNTGSILAARAPHRLGLVQTDRPADVPALLGWTGMIKSTDQVAELSAVLRSWEDRFGATLLSMGFDSLELSVSAPPRTLARALTVAAEHRAFSLPTYLSQPGNLREYASTLVQSRRWKFSWA; encoded by the coding sequence ATGACGATCGCTCCGTTCCGCCCCAGCGTCGGCGCACCGCCGGTCCAGACGTTGCCGCCCGGGAGGTGGCACGGGCGGATCTGGGTGTCCGACGAGCCGCTCTCGCAGCCGCAGCGATACCTGGCGTGCGTGGCCGAGTTCGAGCGCTCCGGCCTCTGGCCCGTTCTCATCCCGCACGACCAGCGATTCGCCGCGCGCGGTGAGGACTGGCTCGACGACCGCGGCCGCCTCGCGCCGGCCGGGCACCGGATCGACTCGGCGGACCCCGCGGCGGCCCTGGCGCGGTGGTGGGACACCTCCTGCTGCGACGGCGCGTGCCTGCGCCCCTTCGGCGCCCGCTTTCCCGGGCTCGCCCGCCGCACCCACCGCCGCGCCGACCCGCTCGCCGAGGCCGGCAACACGGGTTCGATCCTGGCGGCCCGCGCGCCGCACCGCCTCGGCCTGGTCCAGACCGACCGCCCGGCCGACGTTCCCGCCCTCCTCGGCTGGACGGGCATGATCAAGTCCACCGACCAGGTCGCGGAGCTGTCCGCCGTCCTCCGCAGCTGGGAGGACCGCTTCGGCGCCACGCTGCTGTCGATGGGGTTCGATTCGCTCGAGCTGTCCGTCTCCGCGCCGCCCCGCACGCTGGCGCGGGCGCTTACCGTCGCCGCGGAGCACCGCGCCTTCAGCCTGCCCACGTACCTGTCGCAGCCCGGAAACCTGCGGGAGTACGCGAGCACCCTCGTGCAGTCCCGCCGGTGGAAGTTCTCATGGGCATGA
- a CDS encoding DNA repair helicase XPB, producing MTDGPLIVQSDKTVLLEVDHPKADDARIAIAPFAELERAPEHVHTYRITPLALWNARAAGHDAEQVVDALTTYSRFPVPQPLLIDVVDVMGRFGRLQIANHPAHGLVMTTTDRAVLLEVSRNKKISPMLGTSIDDDTVVVHPSERGRLKQALLKVGWPAEDLAGYVDGEAHPIALEEQDWHLRDYQRKAAEAFWAGGSGVVVLPCGAGKTLVGAAAMAHAQATTLILVTNTVAGRQWKRELVARTSLTEDEIGEYSGEKKEIRPVTIATYQVITRKTKGEYRHLELFDSRDWGLVVYDEVHLLPAPVFRMTADLQSRRRLGLTATLVREDGREGDVFSLIGPKRYDVPWKDIEAQGWIAPAECTEVRVTLTDAERLSYATADADERYKLAATAMTKTPVIKSIVERHPGEPTLVIGAYLDQLEMLGAELDAPVIQGATKNKEREELFDRFRRGELRTLVVSKVANFSIDLPEASVAIQISGTFGSRQEEAQRLGRLLRPKGDGRQAHFYSIVSRDTVDTEYAAHRQRFLAEQGYAYRIVDAEDLRRPL from the coding sequence GTGACTGATGGCCCCCTGATCGTCCAGTCCGACAAGACCGTGCTGCTCGAGGTCGACCACCCGAAGGCCGACGACGCGCGGATCGCGATCGCGCCGTTCGCCGAGCTCGAACGAGCGCCCGAGCACGTGCACACGTACCGGATCACGCCGCTGGCGCTCTGGAACGCGCGCGCCGCCGGGCACGACGCGGAGCAGGTCGTGGACGCGCTGACGACGTACTCGCGCTTCCCCGTGCCGCAGCCGCTGCTCATCGACGTCGTCGACGTGATGGGCCGCTTCGGCCGGCTGCAGATCGCGAACCACCCGGCCCACGGGCTGGTGATGACGACCACCGACCGCGCAGTGCTGCTGGAGGTGTCGCGCAACAAGAAGATCAGCCCGATGCTCGGCACGTCGATCGACGACGACACCGTGGTGGTGCACCCGTCGGAGCGCGGGCGGCTCAAGCAGGCACTGCTGAAGGTCGGCTGGCCCGCGGAGGACCTCGCGGGCTACGTCGACGGTGAAGCGCACCCGATCGCGCTGGAGGAACAGGACTGGCACCTGCGCGACTACCAGCGCAAGGCCGCGGAAGCGTTCTGGGCCGGCGGTTCCGGCGTCGTCGTGCTGCCGTGCGGCGCGGGCAAGACGCTCGTCGGCGCTGCCGCGATGGCCCACGCCCAGGCGACCACGCTGATCCTGGTGACCAACACCGTCGCCGGGCGGCAGTGGAAGCGTGAGCTGGTGGCGCGCACGTCGCTGACCGAGGACGAGATCGGCGAGTATTCGGGCGAGAAGAAGGAGATCCGGCCGGTCACGATCGCCACGTACCAGGTGATCACGCGCAAGACCAAGGGCGAATACCGGCACCTGGAGCTCTTCGACTCACGCGACTGGGGCCTGGTCGTCTACGACGAGGTGCACCTGCTGCCGGCGCCCGTGTTCCGCATGACGGCCGACCTGCAGTCCCGCCGCCGCCTCGGCCTCACCGCGACGCTGGTGCGCGAGGACGGCCGCGAGGGCGACGTGTTCTCGCTGATCGGGCCCAAGCGGTACGACGTGCCGTGGAAGGACATCGAGGCGCAGGGCTGGATCGCGCCCGCGGAGTGCACCGAGGTCCGCGTGACGCTGACCGACGCCGAACGGCTGTCCTATGCCACCGCGGACGCCGACGAGCGCTACAAGCTCGCCGCCACGGCCATGACGAAGACGCCGGTGATCAAGTCCATTGTGGAGCGTCACCCCGGCGAGCCCACCCTGGTGATCGGCGCGTACCTCGACCAGCTCGAGATGCTGGGCGCCGAGCTCGACGCCCCGGTCATTCAGGGCGCGACCAAGAACAAGGAGCGGGAGGAACTCTTCGACCGCTTCCGCCGCGGCGAACTGCGGACCCTCGTGGTGTCGAAGGTGGCGAACTTCTCGATCGACCTGCCGGAAGCCTCGGTGGCCATCCAGATCTCCGGCACGTTCGGCTCCCGCCAAGAGGAAGCCCAACGCCTGGGCCGGCTCCTGCGCCCCAAGGGCGACGGTCGCCAGGCGCACTTCTACTCGATCGTCTCGCGGGACACCGTGGACACCGAGTACGCGGCCCACCGGCAGCGCTTCCTGGCGGAACAGGGGTACGCCTACCGCATCGTCGACGCGGAGGACCTGCGCCGGCCGTTGTAA
- a CDS encoding ABC transporter substrate-binding protein translates to MNVRGMVLPLVVVLLAVSGCSLFSSGDAAPPPVLERTTLRVGVGGPIDTAPLRIAAAVGKFREAGLNVTLVELGARDGITQLAAGQLDVTFASDVSLFRAAASGTALQLQGEAYTSGSNTIALVTLPNSGYTEPTAEKSPKIAVDDVDDIGALTARSVLTTAGVDPARIHFQAKPFDQMPAALQAGDVDAALMVEPYITRAEKELGAQILADGSTGATLDFPASGYAATGAFARNNPRSLAAFRRVLMQTQQAAADPATVRDALPTFSDIDPTTAALISLGSYPTTLSAIRLQRVADLMHTSNLIPSRLDVQAMLPAEGRP, encoded by the coding sequence ATGAACGTGCGCGGAATGGTGTTGCCGCTGGTGGTGGTCCTGCTCGCCGTCAGCGGCTGCTCACTGTTCTCCTCAGGTGACGCAGCGCCGCCCCCGGTATTGGAGCGGACCACGCTGCGCGTGGGCGTCGGCGGGCCGATCGACACCGCACCGCTGCGCATCGCCGCGGCCGTCGGGAAGTTCCGCGAGGCCGGGCTGAACGTCACTCTCGTCGAGCTCGGGGCCCGCGACGGGATCACGCAACTCGCCGCGGGGCAACTGGATGTGACGTTCGCGAGCGACGTGTCGCTGTTCCGCGCGGCCGCTTCAGGTACCGCGTTGCAGCTGCAGGGCGAGGCGTACACGTCGGGCAGCAACACGATCGCGCTCGTGACGCTGCCGAACTCCGGCTACACCGAGCCGACGGCCGAGAAGTCCCCGAAGATCGCGGTGGACGACGTCGACGACATCGGCGCGCTGACGGCGCGGTCGGTGCTCACGACCGCGGGCGTCGATCCGGCGCGGATCCACTTCCAGGCCAAGCCGTTCGACCAGATGCCCGCCGCGTTGCAGGCGGGCGACGTCGACGCGGCGCTCATGGTGGAGCCGTACATCACGCGCGCCGAGAAGGAGCTCGGCGCGCAGATCCTCGCGGACGGTTCCACCGGCGCCACGCTCGACTTCCCGGCTTCGGGCTACGCCGCGACCGGCGCTTTCGCCCGGAACAACCCGCGCTCGCTGGCGGCGTTCCGGCGCGTGCTCATGCAGACTCAGCAGGCCGCCGCCGACCCCGCGACGGTCCGCGACGCGCTGCCGACGTTCTCCGACATCGACCCGACTACGGCGGCGCTGATCTCGCTGGGCTCGTACCCGACCACGCTGTCCGCGATCCGGCTGCAGCGCGTGGCCGACCTCATGCACACGTCGAACCTCATCCCGAGCCGGCTCGACGTGCAGGCGATGCTGCCCGCCGAGGGCCGGCCCTAG
- a CDS encoding nitrate- and nitrite sensing domain-containing protein, protein MSRRDQRPPKGDATDSAAARRVGSRWRLRNWHLRTKLFVVLLIPALAVIGLVGLRVSTDLRDAQQLAEFAARSRVDSTVAEVLHQLQRERDVTVRFVAGNRQGATTDLAGQRTRVDQAIGTFEKTLADSKPRLDQVAAGSLQQSDDRLRVLGGLRYSAEHSAFPADAVLRSYSELISGLLDISDMAAADVSDPDLARLRLAGNALARIKDQMSVKRAIMSEALAVGSLNRERTRALLGAEAELNAARNDYRTFATPDQQRMYDDTVIGLVVDIGNDMVESALTRAENGQSLQGLDSNQWDTAATYTMNLAHQVQESLLVQLQQQTDAQAARARTSTIWDGGIVLAVLLVAGVLSVVIARSLLRPLRVLRRTALDVADHRLPEAVQRLLTDPDPAPENLRHRAAVAPVPVFTREEVGQVARAFDAVHGEAVRLAAEQAMLRENVNSMFVNLSQRSQDLVERQLSVLDRMEAGEQDPDTLAGLFELDHLATRMRRNSENLLVLSGTDLVREDSGPVVADEIIGAALSEVEDYQRIELGSAPALAVRGEVVNDLVHVVSELLENATRYSAERASVTVESEQTPEGDWLIEITDRGAGMPQAEIDRTNARLANPPEVDVEVSRRMGLYVVATLAGRHHIDVSLRLAEGTGITATVLVPAALIVEAPPLPEPPAPAAPAEPEPELLPPLAPLVPVAEEEEPEPAEESPIGPVLEPGPPRRAPVVESTPQWPTPEDRSHLDLDAPTERMPAYRDVLSRWFDAASPPPQGRPAAPAEPLPVAEPVPAPQAGPEPQPPSEPEPPPSPPAAEPEARHVRAALEPEFTGPGYAESAYPQNEFPTTDPDDEIPEPAQEPLQWPTSDELEQEDGREDTWPFLRISDVGAVAAGGPGQVPEQRPILSLSPEAVRERMTSLQGGFRRGRHARGDEAPRPD, encoded by the coding sequence GTGAGCCGTCGCGACCAGCGTCCCCCGAAGGGCGACGCGACGGATTCCGCTGCGGCGAGAAGGGTCGGGAGCCGCTGGCGGCTGCGCAACTGGCACTTGCGCACCAAGCTCTTCGTAGTCCTGCTGATCCCCGCGCTCGCCGTGATCGGGCTCGTCGGCCTGCGCGTGAGCACCGATCTGCGCGACGCCCAGCAGCTCGCCGAGTTCGCCGCCCGCAGCCGCGTGGACAGCACCGTCGCCGAGGTCCTGCACCAGCTGCAGCGCGAGCGCGATGTGACCGTCCGCTTCGTCGCCGGCAACCGGCAGGGCGCCACGACCGACCTCGCGGGCCAGCGCACGCGCGTGGACCAGGCCATCGGCACGTTCGAGAAAACGCTGGCGGACAGCAAACCGCGGCTCGACCAGGTCGCGGCCGGCAGCCTGCAGCAGAGCGACGACCGGCTGCGCGTGCTCGGCGGCCTGCGCTACTCCGCCGAGCACTCGGCGTTCCCCGCGGACGCCGTGCTCCGCTCGTACAGCGAGCTGATCTCCGGCCTGCTCGACATCAGCGACATGGCCGCGGCCGACGTGTCCGACCCCGACCTCGCTCGGCTGCGCCTGGCCGGCAACGCGCTCGCGCGGATCAAGGACCAGATGTCGGTCAAGCGCGCGATCATGTCCGAGGCGCTGGCCGTCGGCAGCCTCAACCGCGAGCGCACGCGCGCACTGCTCGGCGCCGAGGCCGAGCTCAACGCCGCGCGCAACGACTACCGCACCTTCGCGACGCCCGACCAACAGCGCATGTACGACGACACCGTGATCGGCCTCGTCGTCGACATCGGCAACGATATGGTCGAGTCCGCGCTGACGCGCGCGGAGAACGGCCAGTCGCTGCAGGGCCTCGACTCCAACCAGTGGGACACCGCGGCCACCTACACCATGAACCTCGCGCACCAGGTGCAGGAATCGCTGCTCGTCCAGCTCCAGCAGCAGACCGACGCGCAGGCCGCCCGCGCCCGCACGTCGACGATCTGGGACGGCGGCATCGTGCTCGCCGTGCTGCTCGTGGCGGGTGTCCTGTCGGTGGTCATCGCGCGCTCACTGCTGCGGCCGCTGCGCGTGCTGCGGCGCACGGCCCTGGACGTCGCCGACCACCGCCTGCCGGAGGCCGTGCAGCGGCTGCTCACCGATCCCGATCCCGCGCCCGAAAACCTGCGCCACCGAGCGGCTGTGGCGCCCGTGCCGGTGTTCACGCGGGAAGAGGTCGGCCAGGTGGCGCGCGCGTTCGACGCGGTCCACGGCGAGGCCGTGCGGCTCGCGGCCGAACAGGCGATGCTGCGCGAGAACGTCAACTCGATGTTCGTCAACCTCTCGCAGCGAAGCCAAGATCTCGTCGAACGACAGCTGTCGGTGCTCGACCGCATGGAGGCTGGCGAGCAGGACCCGGACACGCTCGCGGGCTTGTTCGAGCTCGACCACCTCGCCACGCGGATGCGCCGCAACAGCGAGAACCTCCTGGTGCTCTCGGGCACCGATCTCGTGCGCGAGGACAGCGGGCCCGTGGTGGCCGACGAGATCATCGGTGCCGCACTGTCCGAAGTGGAGGACTACCAGCGCATCGAGCTCGGTTCCGCGCCCGCGCTCGCGGTGCGCGGCGAAGTCGTGAACGACCTCGTGCACGTGGTGTCCGAGCTGCTCGAGAACGCCACCCGCTACTCCGCCGAGCGCGCAAGCGTCACCGTCGAAAGCGAACAGACGCCCGAGGGCGACTGGCTCATCGAGATCACCGACCGCGGCGCGGGCATGCCGCAGGCCGAGATCGACCGCACCAACGCGCGGCTGGCCAACCCGCCGGAAGTCGACGTCGAGGTGTCGCGCCGGATGGGCCTGTACGTGGTCGCGACGCTCGCCGGGCGCCACCACATCGACGTCTCGCTGCGGCTCGCCGAAGGCACCGGCATCACCGCGACGGTGCTGGTGCCGGCCGCACTGATCGTCGAAGCGCCGCCGCTGCCCGAACCGCCCGCGCCGGCGGCTCCCGCGGAACCCGAGCCGGAGCTGCTGCCGCCACTCGCGCCGCTGGTCCCGGTCGCGGAGGAAGAGGAACCGGAGCCGGCCGAGGAGTCGCCGATCGGCCCGGTCCTGGAGCCCGGCCCGCCGCGCCGCGCGCCGGTGGTGGAGAGCACGCCGCAGTGGCCCACGCCCGAAGACCGCTCCCACCTGGACCTCGACGCCCCGACCGAGCGCATGCCGGCTTACCGCGACGTGCTGTCCCGCTGGTTCGACGCCGCCTCGCCGCCGCCGCAGGGCCGCCCGGCCGCGCCGGCTGAACCGCTGCCGGTGGCCGAACCGGTGCCGGCACCGCAGGCCGGGCCGGAGCCGCAACCGCCATCCGAACCGGAGCCGCCCCCGTCACCACCGGCGGCCGAACCGGAAGCACGGCACGTCCGCGCGGCCCTCGAACCGGAGTTCACCGGGCCGGGGTACGCCGAATCGGCGTACCCGCAGAACGAGTTCCCCACGACCGACCCGGACGACGAGATCCCCGAACCGGCGCAGGAACCGCTCCAGTGGCCGACGTCCGACGAGCTCGAACAGGAGGACGGCAGAGAGGACACCTGGCCCTTCCTGCGGATCTCGGACGTCGGCGCGGTGGCAGCCGGCGGCCCCGGGCAGGTGCCCGAGCAGCGGCCGATACTCTCGCTTTCCCCCGAAGCGGTGCGCGAGCGGATGACGAGCCTTCAAGGCGGGTTCCGGCGTGGTCGTCACGCCCGGGGGGACGAAGCCCCACGACCCGATTGA